GTTTCAACCCGCTTTTTCTCTATGGCGGTGTCGGTCTGGGCAAGACGCACCTGATGCACGCCATTGGTTCGGAGCTGACGAGCGGTGGGCGTGTCTCAGTCGCCTATATGTCGGCCGAGAAATTCATGTACCGCTTCATTGCGGCCATTCGCTCGCAATCGACGATGGAATTCAAGGAGCAGCTGCGCTCGGTCGATGTGCTCATGATCGACGATTTGCAGTTCCTGATCGGCAAGGACAATACGCAGGAAGAGTTCTTCCATACGTTCAATGCCCTGGTCGATGCGGGACGTCAGATTGTGGTCAGCGCCGATAAGTCGCCCTCCGACCTTTCGGGTCTGGAGGATCGCCTGCGTACCCGCCTGGGTTGCGGTATGGTGGCCGATATCCACGCGACGACGTTCGAGCTGCGTATCTCCATTCTGGAAGCGAAAGCGCTTGCCTCGGGCGTTGCCGTCCCTGCCAAGGTGCTCGAATTCCTGGCCCACAAGATCACCTCGAATGTGCGTGAGCTTGAGGGGGCCCTCAATCGCCTGATCGCCCACGCCAATCTTTTTGGCCGCCCTGTCACGCTGGAAAGCACGCAGGACGTGCTCCATGACATTCTCAAGGCGCATGACCGTCGTGTGACCATTGAGGAGATCCAGCGCAAGGTGTCGGAGCACTGGAATATCCGCCTGACCGATATGTCGTCGGCCCGTCGCGCACGCGCCGTGGCAAGGCCGCGTCAGGTTGCCATGTTCCTTGCCAAGCAGCTTACCAGCCGCTCCCTGCCGGAAATCGGCCGTAAATTCGGCAACCGTGACCATACTACGGTCATGCATGCTGTCTCACGCGTGCAGGAACTGATGGAGCGTGATGTTGCCTTTGCAGAAGACGTGGAATTGCTGCGTCGTATGCTCGAGGGCTGATCTTTGCCGCAGCAAGCGGCTCTGCTAGACTGTTTTTTTTGTTTTTCGGGTGTTCGAGGGTCTACGATCATATGAAATTCCAGGCTGACCGCACAACGCTGATCCGTGCCCTTGCCCATATCCAGAGCGTTGCGGAAAAGCGCAACACGATCCCCATCCTGGCTAATGTCATGCTCTCCATCGAGGGCAATCTTCTGCGTCTGACCGCTACCGACATGGAAATTGCGGTTGTCGAGGAAGTGGCTGCCGAAGGCGCCCGTGACGGTGCAGTGACCGCCCCGGCCAGTGTCCTTTACGAGATCGTGCGCAAGCTGCCGGACGGCTCGGTGGTCGAACTTGATCACGGTGGCGGTGATACCCCGCTGGCGCTGCGCGCCGGACGTTATGCTACCAGCCTGAATGTGCTCCCCGTTGAGGATTTTCCCTCAATGGTTGCCGGTGATCTGCCCTGCGAATTCTCCATCCCGGCCGCGGTGCTGCGCGGGCTGGTTGATCGTACCCGCTTCGCTATCTCGACCGAAGAAACGCGCTACTATCTCAACGGCATCTATTTCCATGTCGCGAAGGATGGCGAGACGAGCAAGCTGCGTGCCGTCGCAACGGATGGCCATCGTCTGGCCCGCGTCGAGACCGATCTGCCTGCCGGGGCAGCCGATATGCCGGGCGTCATTATTCCG
The sequence above is drawn from the Asaia bogorensis NBRC 16594 genome and encodes:
- the dnaN gene encoding DNA polymerase III subunit beta encodes the protein MKFQADRTTLIRALAHIQSVAEKRNTIPILANVMLSIEGNLLRLTATDMEIAVVEEVAAEGARDGAVTAPASVLYEIVRKLPDGSVVELDHGGGDTPLALRAGRYATSLNVLPVEDFPSMVAGDLPCEFSIPAAVLRGLVDRTRFAISTEETRYYLNGIYFHVAKDGETSKLRAVATDGHRLARVETDLPAGAADMPGVIIPRKTVAELRKLLDEGAGTVQASLSDTRIQFRVGAVMLTSKLIDGTFPEYERVIPKNNDRFLKVNKQAFADAVARVAAISQERSRPVKLAVQTNLLTLSAISPDQGMAKEELDETSVSYDGPTLEIGFQARYLNDITDQIDVEAEFAFADSAAPTLVRDTNLPTALYVLMPMRV
- the dnaA gene encoding chromosomal replication initiator protein DnaA, translating into MADEGSHTDLPAVTETVSCTSGTDPVLASQWVKVRERLRVEVGDVEYRTWLQQIVLGPLEEDEITLFLPTRFLRDWVRGQYGDRLQELWRNENRAVHHVELQVQRVGDGLATPVAVEAAASVVEIEAPAPPAVAVQDARHDLAAPLDPRFTFDSFVVGKPNEFAYACARRVAEKPSSPGFNPLFLYGGVGLGKTHLMHAIGSELTSGGRVSVAYMSAEKFMYRFIAAIRSQSTMEFKEQLRSVDVLMIDDLQFLIGKDNTQEEFFHTFNALVDAGRQIVVSADKSPSDLSGLEDRLRTRLGCGMVADIHATTFELRISILEAKALASGVAVPAKVLEFLAHKITSNVRELEGALNRLIAHANLFGRPVTLESTQDVLHDILKAHDRRVTIEEIQRKVSEHWNIRLTDMSSARRARAVARPRQVAMFLAKQLTSRSLPEIGRKFGNRDHTTVMHAVSRVQELMERDVAFAEDVELLRRMLEG